In the Kaistella sp. 97-N-M2 genome, one interval contains:
- a CDS encoding tRNA1(Val) (adenine(37)-N6)-methyltransferase has protein sequence MKPFQFKNFNINQSKNVFRVGTDGVLLGALSSVDGSQNILEVGTGTGLISLMIAQRNAMARITALDLNADAVILAAENFKNSPFQDRISAAQHDFKTYVTDEKFDLIVSNPPYFEENPSEKDIVARQQTELSFSNLIQKSAGLLSDKGTFSVIIPFESGDHFEKMSVVNGLFPFRKIKIFGIKNSAPKRWILELRRIPQHCEEIDFIIEQSPRKYTDEYLELTKDFHVFAT, from the coding sequence ATGAAACCTTTTCAGTTCAAAAATTTTAATATTAACCAGTCAAAAAATGTTTTTCGCGTCGGGACAGACGGCGTTTTGTTAGGCGCCTTAAGTTCGGTGGACGGATCTCAAAATATTTTGGAAGTGGGCACGGGAACGGGTTTAATTTCGCTAATGATCGCGCAGAGAAATGCCATGGCCCGAATAACGGCACTCGATCTGAACGCTGATGCTGTAATCCTCGCAGCAGAAAATTTTAAAAATTCTCCTTTTCAAGACCGGATTAGCGCTGCTCAACACGATTTCAAAACTTACGTAACCGACGAAAAATTTGATTTGATTGTGTCGAATCCGCCCTATTTTGAAGAGAATCCCTCCGAAAAAGATATTGTTGCACGGCAGCAGACGGAACTTTCATTTTCCAATTTAATTCAAAAATCAGCGGGTCTTCTCTCCGACAAAGGAACATTTTCCGTGATCATTCCGTTCGAATCGGGAGATCATTTTGAAAAAATGAGTGTTGTAAACGGATTATTTCCTTTCAGAAAGATCAAGATTTTTGGGATTAAAAATTCGGCGCCGAAAAGATGGATTTTAGAGTTAAGACGAATCCCCCAACATTGTGAGGAAATCGACTTCATTATTGAACAGTCGCCCAGAAAATATACAGACGAATACCTGGAACTAACGAAGGATTTTCATGTTTTTGCCACCTAA
- a CDS encoding DUF6759 domain-containing protein, translated as MKKYFYFFAFFISTLSCAQSSYTAAQVEKSTDPQVIANFIKYNPNHPKTPEFKRKLVAVINNNKTPSQQAKVAKPSVKPINTNKLETSIKKDVAKNGSNEKHKRTADLLNHLFNTDPGSKTAYVQIVNRSKCNLIVKISGRKFYNLDVPANNQNFLLVDKGSYTVTTSVCDAKYSSKKNIGKDIVITLNAPK; from the coding sequence ATGAAGAAATATTTTTATTTTTTTGCTTTTTTCATCTCTACGCTATCGTGTGCGCAATCTTCTTACACCGCCGCACAGGTCGAAAAAAGTACCGATCCGCAAGTCATTGCCAACTTTATAAAATACAATCCCAATCATCCCAAAACACCGGAGTTTAAAAGGAAACTGGTGGCGGTAATCAATAACAACAAAACGCCGTCGCAACAGGCTAAAGTGGCCAAACCCAGCGTTAAACCTATCAACACGAACAAACTGGAAACTTCTATTAAAAAAGACGTTGCAAAAAACGGGTCGAACGAGAAACACAAACGCACCGCAGATCTGTTAAATCACCTTTTCAATACGGATCCGGGGAGCAAAACGGCTTATGTTCAAATTGTGAACCGGTCCAAGTGCAACCTGATTGTAAAAATCAGCGGCAGAAAGTTTTATAACCTCGATGTTCCTGCGAATAATCAAAATTTTCTCCTTGTCGATAAGGGAAGCTACACCGTTACGACGTCCGTTTGCGATGCAAAATATTCCTCCAAAAAGAACATCGGAAAAGATATTGTTATTACGCTGAATGCGCCGAAATAA
- the tsf gene encoding translation elongation factor Ts, translated as MYTPVAADVAKLRNITGAGMMDCKKALVEAEGDFDKAIEILRKKGQKVAANRADRESVEGAVIAKLNEDNTMGAIIALNCETDFVGKNDSFVELAHELAEQAVAYANKEEFLASDFHGMTVAEKLIEQTGVIGEKIEIGSFERIEGPFLGAYIHAGNKIAAITSLSQNVDGASEVAKSVSMQVAAMNPLALDETMVSQETIDRELDIEREILTKEGKPANIIDNILKGKMQKFYKDNTLVHQAFIKDGSTSVADYVKSVNGDLKVIGFVRVSLT; from the coding sequence ATGTATACACCAGTTGCTGCAGATGTAGCTAAATTAAGAAACATTACAGGCGCAGGAATGATGGACTGTAAAAAAGCGTTGGTAGAAGCTGAAGGAGACTTCGACAAAGCCATCGAAATCCTTCGTAAGAAAGGACAGAAAGTTGCGGCTAACAGAGCAGACAGAGAATCTGTTGAAGGCGCTGTAATTGCAAAACTGAACGAGGACAACACCATGGGAGCTATTATCGCTTTAAATTGTGAAACAGATTTCGTAGGTAAAAACGACAGTTTCGTAGAATTGGCACACGAACTGGCAGAACAGGCTGTTGCTTACGCAAATAAAGAAGAATTTTTAGCTTCAGATTTCCACGGAATGACGGTTGCTGAAAAATTGATCGAACAAACAGGAGTAATTGGAGAAAAAATCGAAATCGGTTCTTTCGAAAGAATTGAAGGCCCATTTTTAGGTGCTTATATTCACGCAGGAAATAAAATTGCGGCCATCACGTCGCTGTCTCAAAATGTAGACGGTGCTTCAGAAGTTGCAAAATCCGTGTCGATGCAGGTTGCAGCAATGAACCCACTGGCTTTAGACGAAACTATGGTTTCTCAGGAAACGATCGACAGAGAACTTGATATCGAAAGAGAAATCTTAACGAAAGAAGGAAAACCTGCAAACATCATCGACAACATCCTGAAAGGAAAAATGCAGAAATTCTACAAAGACAACACTTTGGTACACCAGGCTTTTATTAAAGACGGAAGTACTTCGGTTGCAGATTATGTAAAATCTGTAAACGGCGATTTAAAAGTAATTGGATTTGTAAGAGTTAGTCTTACATAA
- a CDS encoding choice-of-anchor L domain-containing protein, with amino-acid sequence MKIGSFLSFLICIFLVLIPTEIKTQYINVDTNFSADQLVKDVFFGTQSAGCISVEDVTVNGYDFGNGNKSFGYFNKNGSGFQMEEGIILSTGSALTAIGPNDFIQTKDRNSPFANSGWGGDPDLIDILNQSGLNSDNILNATVLEFDFTSLKSSEISFDYLFLSEEYQTGNCQYSDAFAFLIKKADNSTLYKNIAVIPGTQTPVSTLTINAAPFCQKNTEYFGSFNGVQTPTNFNGQTKILTAKAEVEIGVKYHIKLVIADHGDVTGLFDSAVFLKAGSFVGNKDLGSDRLISQGTALCENSTLLLEATTAGATYQWYKDGLPITGETAPTYTVTTAGDYEVRIDDSGCPVKGSIKIEYAAIPVLDEKKYCNYNNGNPISVQLQDLNKEIVTNYQDYFEVTYFADSTYSAPLPNNFTHTSDVDIFAKVKSGICAPVREVVHLYTPKKSILLTNQTICPNAVTRLETEPTFTFYKWMHENGDLIAEGPTVNFVDDIPVGKYIVELTAQNGCKLQQEVTVGAAELPQITNIEVTGNRATVFVMGGNPPYQYSLDQGTFQSSNIFTDVTRGRHKISVKDDKNCEIIEKEFLVINLINVITPNADGKNDVLDYSDLQLKKDVIITIYDRFGTAVFTSKNPPYLWDGKMSGKVLPTGNYWYILNWTEPDTSLPVSYQGWMLLKNRD; translated from the coding sequence ATGAAAATCGGCAGCTTTCTATCTTTCCTAATCTGCATTTTTCTTGTTTTGATTCCCACTGAAATAAAGACGCAATACATCAATGTTGATACCAATTTCTCGGCGGATCAGCTCGTGAAAGATGTTTTCTTTGGCACCCAAAGTGCCGGCTGCATTTCCGTGGAAGATGTGACGGTTAATGGATACGATTTTGGAAACGGCAACAAAAGTTTTGGATATTTTAATAAAAACGGCAGCGGTTTTCAGATGGAAGAAGGAATAATTCTTTCCACCGGCAGCGCTTTAACGGCAATTGGTCCGAATGATTTTATTCAAACTAAGGACCGCAACAGTCCCTTTGCAAATTCAGGTTGGGGAGGCGATCCGGATCTTATTGATATTTTGAACCAAAGCGGCCTTAATTCTGATAATATTTTAAACGCGACCGTTTTAGAATTTGATTTCACCTCTTTGAAAAGCAGCGAAATAAGTTTTGATTACCTTTTTCTTTCGGAAGAATACCAGACCGGTAATTGCCAATATTCCGACGCATTTGCCTTTCTTATTAAAAAAGCAGACAATTCAACACTTTATAAAAACATTGCGGTAATTCCCGGGACCCAAACGCCCGTTTCGACGTTAACAATTAATGCCGCGCCGTTTTGCCAGAAAAACACCGAATACTTTGGAAGTTTCAACGGCGTGCAAACCCCTACTAATTTTAATGGCCAAACGAAAATCTTAACTGCAAAAGCGGAGGTAGAAATTGGTGTTAAATATCACATCAAGCTTGTTATTGCCGATCATGGTGATGTAACTGGCCTTTTCGATTCTGCCGTATTTTTAAAAGCCGGAAGTTTTGTAGGCAACAAAGATCTCGGTTCGGATCGACTTATTTCTCAGGGCACCGCACTCTGTGAAAATTCGACTTTACTACTGGAGGCTACCACTGCCGGAGCCACGTATCAATGGTACAAAGACGGACTTCCGATTACGGGAGAAACTGCGCCCACTTACACCGTAACAACGGCGGGAGATTACGAGGTTCGGATCGATGATTCCGGTTGTCCGGTGAAAGGATCCATCAAAATTGAATATGCTGCAATACCTGTATTAGATGAAAAAAAGTACTGTAATTATAACAATGGAAATCCCATTTCTGTTCAACTTCAGGATTTAAACAAAGAAATCGTCACCAATTATCAGGATTATTTCGAAGTTACGTATTTTGCAGATTCCACTTATTCCGCACCCTTGCCAAACAACTTCACCCACACTTCCGACGTTGATATTTTTGCGAAGGTAAAAAGTGGCATCTGTGCACCTGTTAGAGAGGTTGTTCATCTTTACACACCAAAAAAGTCGATTCTTTTGACAAACCAGACCATTTGCCCAAATGCGGTCACAAGATTAGAAACTGAGCCTACGTTCACCTTCTACAAATGGATGCACGAGAACGGCGACCTCATTGCGGAAGGACCTACTGTCAACTTTGTGGATGATATTCCTGTAGGAAAATATATCGTAGAACTAACGGCGCAAAACGGCTGCAAACTGCAACAGGAAGTTACCGTTGGTGCCGCAGAACTTCCGCAGATAACGAACATTGAAGTCACCGGAAATAGAGCAACAGTTTTTGTGATGGGCGGAAATCCTCCTTACCAGTATTCGCTGGATCAGGGCACTTTTCAATCATCCAATATTTTCACCGATGTTACGCGTGGACGACACAAAATCTCCGTGAAGGACGATAAAAACTGCGAAATTATTGAAAAGGAATTTTTGGTCATCAACCTCATTAATGTGATTACACCAAATGCTGACGGTAAAAATGATGTCCTGGATTATTCCGATCTTCAGCTTAAAAAAGACGTCATCATCACCATTTATGATCGGTTTGGGACCGCTGTTTTTACTTCCAAAAATCCGCCCTACCTCTGGGACGGAAAAATGAGTGGCAAAGTTCTGCCTACCGGCAATTACTGGTACATTTTGAACTGGACTGAACCGGATACCAGTTTACCTGTTTCCTATCAAGGCTGGATGCTGCTAAAAAACCGCGATTAA
- the fmt gene encoding methionyl-tRNA formyltransferase → MKSLKVVFFGTPEFAKTCLEAIHQSVHEVVGVVTVADKASGRGQKVNQSAVKMFAAEKQLPVFQPEKLRNEEFLEEIQKLNADVFVVVAFRMMPKILFEMPVLGTFNLHASLLPDYRGAAPINYAIINGEKKTGATTFFINEKIDEGNILLQEAIEIVPTENAGSLHDRLMQMGAKLVVKTLDGLAENSIQEMPQPAVDEPKNAFKIFKEDTRINWKQNSEKVYNFIRGMSPYPCAFTSLKIGEEEKTLKIYEGRFELSAHEKAPGTLEIDKHQFRIYTSDGFYFPEELQLEGKKRMSVKDFRNGFQHFGHITLA, encoded by the coding sequence ATGAAATCATTAAAAGTCGTCTTTTTTGGAACTCCGGAATTTGCAAAAACCTGTTTAGAAGCCATTCATCAATCCGTTCACGAAGTCGTCGGCGTAGTTACGGTGGCAGATAAAGCCAGTGGGCGCGGTCAAAAAGTAAATCAGTCGGCGGTGAAGATGTTTGCCGCAGAAAAACAGCTTCCGGTTTTTCAGCCGGAGAAATTGCGAAATGAAGAATTTTTAGAGGAGATTCAAAAATTAAACGCCGATGTTTTCGTGGTTGTGGCCTTCCGAATGATGCCGAAAATCTTATTCGAAATGCCGGTACTGGGCACTTTCAACCTTCATGCTTCCTTGTTGCCGGATTATCGTGGCGCCGCACCCATCAACTATGCAATCATCAACGGCGAGAAAAAAACAGGAGCCACAACTTTCTTTATTAACGAAAAAATCGACGAAGGAAATATCCTTTTACAGGAGGCGATTGAAATTGTGCCCACCGAAAACGCGGGCTCACTTCACGACCGCCTTATGCAAATGGGTGCGAAGCTCGTAGTAAAAACATTAGATGGTTTGGCGGAGAATTCTATACAGGAAATGCCACAGCCTGCTGTGGATGAACCTAAAAATGCGTTCAAAATTTTTAAAGAAGACACCAGAATTAACTGGAAGCAAAATTCAGAAAAAGTGTACAATTTTATCCGCGGCATGTCGCCTTATCCGTGTGCGTTTACGAGTCTGAAAATAGGGGAGGAAGAAAAAACCTTGAAAATTTATGAAGGCCGATTTGAATTGTCTGCGCACGAAAAAGCTCCGGGAACTTTGGAAATCGACAAACATCAGTTCAGAATTTATACATCAGACGGATTTTATTTTCCCGAAGAATTACAGTTGGAAGGCAAAAAAAGAATGTCTGTAAAAGATTTTCGCAATGGTTTTCAGCATTTCGGCCACATTACGCTGGCTTAA
- a CDS encoding ATP-dependent DNA helicase RecQ, with protein sequence MISSQAFQDLKYQTLKHFWGYDSFRDSQEEIINAVIEGKDSLALLSTGGGKSLCYQLPALILEGTCLVISPLLALMKDQVYQLKNNGIEAEYLSSELDEFDAETIFNRCKNGLTKLLYISPERLTNRIFLQNLEEIQISFVAVDEAHCISEWGQDFRPSYQNIKGFRENLKNIPLLALTATATPKVLAEIQLKLNLKNPVILRRSFRRTNIKIISDKISDKYERVLNILKYNNSSGIIYVRSRKETEELTKFLHRNQIQNVDYFHAGLPLREKNAKQNRWIQSNNEVLVSTNAFGMGIDKDQVRFIIHFSPPQSLENYYQEIGRSGRDGLESYAFLLWTEQEMINFDQILRNQIPSKAEFKNIVTYLYSTFQVAENDLPENVFQLHLQRIQNFTKVSLAKIRNVLNFLHNQEFIFFNANQSLSSLELKISPDELDLLPKNDAYFLELLLRNFSGLTTHKIMFSELTLSKKIESEPHLIKERLKEVHRKGYVDYIDGALSSIKFLKSREDRHFGGKYWNLFEHIQRNKLQKWEEMKFFVEDREFCKMKLILSYFGEKNVKNCGKCSVCEKQKENVFGRNVADEIVEILRQKPSNVEEIAIKLNYFEKDNILENLIHLLDSGRVKMLNFRTYTIT encoded by the coding sequence ATGATTTCGTCTCAGGCTTTTCAAGACCTCAAATATCAAACCCTAAAACATTTTTGGGGTTACGATTCGTTTAGAGATTCGCAGGAAGAAATCATCAATGCAGTGATCGAGGGGAAAGATTCTTTGGCACTCCTTTCCACAGGTGGCGGAAAATCACTCTGTTATCAGCTGCCGGCACTTATTTTAGAAGGTACCTGCCTCGTTATTTCGCCGCTTTTGGCATTGATGAAAGACCAGGTGTATCAACTCAAAAATAATGGCATTGAAGCCGAGTATTTATCCTCAGAGCTCGACGAATTCGATGCAGAAACCATCTTCAACCGCTGTAAAAACGGTCTCACGAAACTACTTTACATCTCTCCCGAAAGATTAACGAACCGTATTTTTTTACAGAATTTAGAAGAAATCCAAATCTCTTTCGTTGCCGTTGACGAGGCGCACTGTATTTCGGAGTGGGGACAGGATTTTCGGCCAAGCTATCAAAACATAAAAGGATTCCGCGAGAATTTAAAAAATATTCCGCTGCTCGCCCTTACTGCAACAGCAACACCAAAAGTTTTGGCAGAAATTCAGCTCAAACTGAATTTGAAAAATCCTGTAATTTTGCGGCGAAGTTTTCGCAGAACCAACATTAAAATTATTTCCGATAAAATTTCCGATAAGTACGAAAGGGTCTTAAATATTCTTAAATACAATAATTCTTCCGGAATCATTTACGTACGAAGCCGAAAAGAAACCGAGGAACTCACAAAATTTCTTCACCGGAATCAAATTCAGAATGTCGATTATTTCCACGCGGGTTTACCTTTAAGAGAGAAAAATGCCAAACAGAACCGCTGGATTCAAAGTAACAATGAGGTTTTAGTCTCCACCAACGCTTTCGGAATGGGCATCGACAAAGATCAGGTCCGTTTCATCATTCATTTTTCGCCGCCACAATCGCTCGAAAATTATTACCAGGAAATCGGCAGGTCCGGTCGGGATGGTTTGGAATCTTATGCCTTTCTTTTATGGACAGAGCAGGAAATGATCAATTTTGATCAAATTCTTAGAAATCAAATTCCCTCGAAAGCTGAGTTCAAAAATATTGTCACTTATTTGTATTCAACATTTCAGGTGGCCGAAAACGATCTGCCGGAAAATGTTTTCCAACTGCATCTTCAGCGCATCCAAAATTTCACCAAAGTTTCTTTGGCAAAAATCCGGAATGTTTTAAATTTCCTTCACAACCAGGAATTTATTTTTTTCAATGCCAACCAATCGCTGTCTTCTTTGGAACTGAAGATTTCTCCGGACGAACTGGATTTGCTGCCTAAAAATGATGCGTATTTTCTAGAGCTTTTACTCCGCAATTTTTCGGGGCTTACCACGCATAAAATAATGTTCAGCGAACTGACTTTAAGCAAAAAGATCGAATCTGAACCTCATTTGATCAAAGAAAGACTCAAAGAAGTTCACCGGAAAGGCTATGTGGATTACATTGATGGCGCGCTGTCGAGCATTAAATTTTTAAAAAGTCGGGAAGACCGCCACTTCGGCGGAAAGTACTGGAATCTTTTTGAGCATATTCAGCGGAACAAACTACAGAAATGGGAAGAGATGAAATTTTTTGTGGAAGACCGCGAGTTCTGCAAAATGAAACTCATCTTATCGTACTTCGGCGAAAAAAATGTAAAAAACTGCGGAAAATGTTCCGTTTGCGAAAAGCAGAAAGAAAATGTTTTTGGTCGGAATGTCGCCGATGAAATTGTGGAAATACTCCGCCAAAAACCTTCAAACGTCGAAGAGATCGCCATCAAATTAAATTATTTCGAGAAAGATAATATCCTCGAAAATCTCATTCATCTTTTAGATTCAGGGCGTGTAAAAATGCTTAACTTCAGAACGTACACGATAACCTAA
- a CDS encoding OmpA family protein gives MKLNLAIVALAVAIPTAMFAQDSMAVATEGYPNTYSSGSANVSPFTQSSKRFNDWAISVGAGVPLLQSADLTSIKNGNGKNLFGYSAYISVDKAITHAFGLNLQYDRGETRQGWFNTKTDNTTGTGIQDRGARTQYDAISLLGDVNFSNLLRRVDNKSPYRWALHGYAGIGTLAYRAYQEDASGQKLMTEIKPFKFNSLFGQAGAGLKYKVNRRIDLEGRVMYVVSTDDQFDGGGAQYSTVNKIEDQVSDNFINATLGLSLKLGKHQSHLMWHDPLQEIYYKLDVLADKSQDVEVCKKGDADNDGVCDDWDRQLDTPAGARVDGAGVAFDTDLDGVIDLYDKCVTVPGPVENNGCPTNSSSTVTDNTRTMEGIEFDLNSDRILPSNTPILNNAVNYINSSTGTYNVVGGTDTRGTDAYNENLSQRRANTVKNYLTQNGVESGKLQAVGRGEKDLKYPECNPATKCPEWKNRANRRVYFEAK, from the coding sequence ATGAAACTAAATTTAGCAATCGTGGCTCTGGCAGTAGCTATACCTACCGCTATGTTCGCTCAAGATTCAATGGCAGTTGCTACTGAAGGTTATCCAAACACTTACTCTTCGGGGTCTGCAAACGTATCACCGTTTACGCAGAGTTCTAAGCGATTTAATGACTGGGCAATTTCTGTAGGTGCGGGTGTGCCACTTCTACAATCTGCGGATCTCACATCCATTAAAAATGGTAATGGAAAAAACCTTTTCGGGTACTCCGCTTATATCAGTGTTGATAAGGCAATTACGCATGCTTTTGGTCTGAATCTACAATACGACAGAGGCGAAACAAGACAAGGTTGGTTCAATACCAAAACCGATAATACCACAGGAACCGGTATTCAGGATAGAGGGGCCAGAACACAGTATGATGCTATCTCTTTATTAGGAGATGTTAATTTTTCTAATTTATTAAGAAGAGTTGATAACAAATCACCGTACAGATGGGCTTTGCACGGGTATGCAGGTATTGGTACCTTAGCGTACAGAGCTTATCAGGAAGATGCTTCCGGTCAAAAATTAATGACTGAGATCAAACCTTTCAAATTCAATTCATTATTTGGTCAGGCAGGTGCCGGATTAAAATACAAAGTGAACAGAAGAATCGATCTTGAAGGTAGAGTAATGTATGTAGTTTCCACAGACGATCAGTTTGATGGTGGTGGTGCTCAGTACAGTACTGTTAATAAAATCGAAGATCAGGTTTCTGATAACTTCATCAACGCAACTTTAGGTTTATCTCTAAAATTAGGGAAACACCAGTCGCACCTAATGTGGCATGATCCATTGCAGGAAATTTATTACAAATTAGATGTATTGGCAGACAAAAGCCAGGATGTTGAAGTTTGTAAAAAAGGTGATGCAGATAATGATGGCGTTTGTGACGATTGGGACAGACAACTTGATACTCCTGCAGGTGCAAGAGTTGATGGGGCAGGTGTTGCTTTTGATACAGATTTAGATGGTGTAATCGATCTTTATGACAAATGTGTAACCGTTCCAGGTCCTGTTGAAAATAACGGTTGTCCAACTAATTCAAGTTCAACAGTTACAGACAACACGAGAACAATGGAAGGAATCGAATTCGATTTAAACTCCGACCGAATTCTTCCGTCAAACACTCCGATCCTGAACAACGCTGTTAATTATATCAATTCTTCTACAGGAACTTATAACGTAGTAGGTGGAACAGATACAAGAGGTACAGATGCTTACAACGAAAATCTTTCTCAAAGAAGAGCCAATACCGTTAAAAATTATTTAACGCAAAATGGTGTAGAATCTGGAAAATTGCAAGCAGTTGGTAGAGGTGAAAAAGACCTTAAATACCCGGAATGTAACCCAGCGACTAAATGTCCTGAATGGAAAAACAGAGCTAACAGAAGAGTTTACTTCGAAGCGAAATAA
- a CDS encoding OmpA family protein has translation MKLGLFLALTLPIAFYAQDSLAVSGNNEYPNTFSNGSASVQTFDNSARRFNDWAISVGGGAAFLAKGDLTSFYDNKINWGYNAYASLDKHISHTFGMSLQYQMGKTNQQGKLPGAEGAVAGIADAWTKYQQISVLGDINFSNLLRRVDNHSPYRWALHGYAGVGVQAYETLLLDNDLSQYAPNTFPLAVDQKLGIASFFLQGGLGLKYKVSKMIDVELRSMYIFSGDEEFDGGGDLRDTGRPRINYNLINDSYGDDLLTVNLGLSFKLGKHDSHLAWHDPLQEVYYKANLLENASEDLVVCQKGDNDNDGVCDDWDRQLDTPANARVDGAGVALDMDLDGVIDLYDKCVTVPGSADNNGCPVNSGIINDSANK, from the coding sequence ATGAAATTAGGTTTATTTTTAGCATTAACCTTACCTATTGCTTTCTATGCACAGGATAGTTTAGCAGTGTCCGGTAACAATGAGTATCCAAACACCTTCTCCAACGGCTCGGCAAGTGTACAAACATTTGACAATTCTGCAAGAAGGTTTAACGACTGGGCGATCTCAGTCGGTGGCGGTGCCGCCTTCCTCGCTAAGGGCGATTTAACATCCTTTTACGATAATAAAATTAACTGGGGTTACAATGCGTACGCGAGTTTAGACAAGCATATCAGTCACACTTTTGGCATGAGTTTGCAGTACCAAATGGGCAAGACCAATCAACAGGGAAAGTTACCTGGTGCAGAAGGTGCTGTAGCGGGAATCGCTGATGCCTGGACGAAGTACCAACAGATTTCTGTGTTGGGAGATATTAATTTTTCGAATTTATTACGACGGGTTGACAATCATTCACCTTATCGATGGGCGCTCCACGGGTATGCTGGTGTGGGGGTGCAGGCCTATGAAACCTTGTTGCTGGATAATGATTTATCCCAGTACGCGCCGAACACTTTTCCGCTTGCGGTGGATCAAAAATTAGGCATTGCCTCTTTCTTTTTGCAGGGAGGGCTTGGTTTAAAATACAAAGTTTCCAAAATGATCGACGTAGAACTTCGCAGCATGTATATCTTTAGCGGCGATGAAGAATTTGACGGTGGTGGAGATCTTCGGGACACCGGACGTCCCAGAATTAACTATAATCTCATAAACGACAGTTATGGAGATGATCTGTTAACGGTTAATTTAGGCTTAAGCTTCAAACTGGGTAAGCATGATTCTCATCTCGCCTGGCACGATCCGTTACAAGAGGTTTACTATAAGGCCAATCTGCTAGAAAATGCTTCGGAAGATCTGGTAGTCTGCCAAAAAGGTGACAACGATAATGACGGAGTTTGTGACGATTGGGACAGACAACTTGACACTCCTGCCAATGCAAGAGTTGATGGCGCCGGCGTTGCATTGGATATGGATCTGGATGGTGTAATCGACCTTTACGATAAGTGTGTGACCGTTCCGGGGTCTGCCGATAATAATGGATGTCCTGTAAATTCAGGAATTATTAACGATTCTGCAAACAAATAA
- the folK gene encoding 2-amino-4-hydroxy-6-hydroxymethyldihydropteridine diphosphokinase has protein sequence MSQYTVTLLLGSNLGNTETNIRTAIGRIQHDIGPVIKQSTMLRTTPVEFASNNIFCNIAILIKTQFSPVNLLNLIKRIEFDMGRTKDSSLTESYEDRIIDIDVVRYENIIFECRILQIPHQKHLYERDFSRKLLLSIETH, from the coding sequence ATGTCGCAATACACCGTCACTTTGTTACTCGGCAGTAATTTGGGTAATACCGAAACCAATATCCGCACTGCAATAGGGCGCATTCAACACGATATAGGGCCTGTAATTAAGCAAAGTACAATGCTGCGTACCACCCCTGTAGAATTTGCGAGTAACAATATTTTTTGTAATATTGCAATATTAATAAAAACACAATTTTCCCCCGTTAATCTCTTGAATTTGATAAAAAGAATAGAGTTTGATATGGGACGAACAAAAGATTCCTCGCTCACAGAGAGCTATGAAGATAGGATTATTGATATCGATGTTGTAAGATATGAGAACATTATTTTTGAGTGTAGAATTTTGCAGATTCCGCACCAAAAACATTTGTACGAGCGCGATTTTTCCCGAAAATTGTTATTAAGTATCGAAACACATTAA